A genome region from Mycolicibacterium litorale includes the following:
- a CDS encoding SDR family oxidoreductase, which produces MKVVVIGGTGLVGSKLVQGLTEHGHDAVPAAPSTGVNAVTGEGLREVLAGADVVVDVSNSPSFEEAAATEFFNASTTNLLAAEQEAGVRHHVALSVVGTDELALESGYFRAKLAQEGLISGGPIPFTIVHATQFFEFLGVIADSATEGDTVRLPSALIQPMAAADVAEAVAIAAVGEPVNGITEVGGPEQFRLPDLIRTALTARGDSRQVVADPEARYWGVAIGERTLVPDDGATRFDIRFADWILEAAAKA; this is translated from the coding sequence ATGAAAGTCGTCGTAATCGGAGGAACGGGGCTGGTCGGCTCGAAGCTGGTGCAGGGCTTGACCGAGCACGGTCACGACGCCGTCCCCGCAGCCCCCTCCACCGGGGTGAACGCGGTCACCGGCGAGGGGCTCCGCGAGGTGTTGGCCGGAGCCGACGTCGTGGTCGACGTGTCGAACTCCCCGTCGTTCGAGGAAGCGGCCGCCACGGAGTTCTTCAACGCGTCGACGACGAATCTCCTTGCCGCAGAACAGGAAGCGGGAGTCAGGCACCACGTCGCGTTGTCAGTCGTGGGCACCGACGAGCTGGCGCTGGAGAGCGGGTACTTCCGGGCGAAGCTCGCCCAGGAGGGACTGATCAGCGGCGGGCCGATCCCGTTCACTATCGTGCACGCGACGCAGTTCTTCGAATTCCTCGGCGTGATCGCCGATTCCGCCACCGAGGGGGACACCGTCCGGTTGCCGTCGGCGCTCATCCAGCCGATGGCCGCCGCCGACGTCGCCGAGGCGGTCGCGATCGCCGCCGTCGGTGAACCGGTCAACGGCATCACCGAAGTCGGCGGCCCCGAACAATTCCGCCTTCCTGACCTGATCCGCACGGCGCTGACCGCGCGTGGCGACAGCCGTCAGGTGGTGGCCGACCCCGAAGCGCGGTACTGGGGCGTCGCCATCGGCGAGCGCACGCTCGTGCCCGACGACGGGGCCACCCGGTTCGACATCCGCTTCGCCGACTGGATCCTCGAAGCGGCGGCCAAGGCCTGA
- a CDS encoding ATP-binding protein: protein MATQGRGEGLRGRAFECETLRELVSTVRSGSCRVLVLRGEAGVGKTALLEHTAELADGFRCVHVAGVESDMELAFAGLQQLCAPLMGHLDDLPQPQREALTVAFGRGVGPTPDRFLVGLAVLSLLAAAAHDQPLIGLIDDAQWLDQVSVQTLGFVARRLMAEPIALVFAARDGGADALSGLPELRVEGLSDGDARELLDSVVLGGLDPRVRDRVVAETRGIPLALLEVPRTVPAPELAGGFWNIGGRPSPGQVEESFVRRIQALPAPTRLLILAAAAEPVGDAALFLRAAAQLGIPVDALGPAEAAGVIEFGPRMRFYHPLMRSAAYRAADLADRRRIHRVLAEATDPDTDPDRRAWHAANATSGADDAVAAELERSAARAQSRGGVAAAAAFLERATALTSDPALRGVRALAAAQAKRDAAAPAAAYELLAIADMAPLSALERAGVARLRAQMEFMRSRSGDAGAPPVGDTAPALLDAAGRLEGLDDFAARESYLEAFAASMYAGRLGAPGVLAEAAAAARALIARTPELPRPVDLLLKGMTERIACGVSAGAEPIRVALEAMCEMAQADESQVRRWLVPAFPVVQESAAHELWDETIVDRLSDAVVRYARNAGVLAGLPRALIYRAGVHLLAGEFTSAQRLLEEASSITSATGHSAPVRYHALLLAAWRGMGAEAAGVIEAAADSAVARGEGRLLGVTKYASAVLYNGLSRYEEALAAAREGCEYEDLGVYGWCLYEVVEAAARLGERTVAADALRHLEERAGASGTDWGLGAMASARALLADDTHAESLFEEAVDRLNRTRIVVHQARTHLAYGEWLRRTNRRGDARRHLGVAHDMFTRMGAQGFAERARRELTATGEKVRRQPLTSGDELTAQEAQIARLAADGLTNQEIGAQLFISTHTVEWHLRKVFVKLGVTSRRQLRTVPWAS from the coding sequence ATGGCGACGCAGGGTCGGGGTGAAGGTCTGCGCGGCCGCGCGTTCGAATGCGAGACGCTTCGCGAACTCGTGTCGACCGTGCGGTCGGGCAGCTGCCGCGTCCTCGTCCTGCGCGGCGAGGCCGGCGTCGGCAAGACCGCACTCCTCGAGCACACCGCGGAGCTCGCCGACGGGTTCCGCTGCGTCCATGTAGCCGGTGTGGAATCCGACATGGAGCTCGCGTTCGCCGGTCTGCAGCAGTTGTGCGCACCGCTGATGGGCCATCTCGACGACCTGCCACAGCCGCAGCGCGAGGCGCTGACGGTGGCGTTCGGGCGTGGTGTCGGTCCGACCCCGGACCGGTTCCTGGTCGGACTCGCCGTGCTGAGTCTGCTGGCCGCCGCCGCGCACGACCAGCCGCTGATCGGCCTCATCGACGACGCGCAGTGGCTCGACCAGGTGTCGGTGCAGACACTCGGCTTCGTCGCGCGGCGGCTGATGGCCGAGCCCATCGCGTTGGTGTTCGCCGCCCGGGACGGCGGCGCCGACGCCTTGAGTGGTCTGCCGGAGTTGCGGGTCGAGGGCCTGTCCGACGGCGACGCGCGCGAACTGCTCGACTCGGTCGTCCTCGGCGGCCTCGACCCGCGTGTGCGGGACCGGGTCGTCGCCGAAACGCGCGGGATCCCGCTGGCCCTGCTGGAGGTGCCCCGGACCGTCCCGGCCCCGGAACTCGCCGGCGGGTTCTGGAACATCGGCGGACGCCCGTCGCCGGGCCAGGTCGAGGAGAGCTTCGTCCGCCGCATCCAGGCGTTGCCCGCACCGACGCGGCTGCTGATCCTGGCCGCGGCTGCCGAACCCGTGGGCGACGCCGCGCTGTTCCTCCGTGCCGCAGCACAGCTCGGCATACCGGTCGACGCACTGGGGCCCGCAGAGGCGGCCGGTGTCATCGAGTTCGGACCGCGGATGCGCTTCTACCACCCGCTGATGCGGTCCGCCGCGTATCGCGCCGCCGATCTCGCCGACCGCCGGCGCATCCACCGGGTCCTCGCCGAGGCCACCGACCCGGACACGGACCCCGATCGCCGCGCCTGGCACGCCGCCAACGCGACATCGGGCGCCGACGACGCGGTCGCCGCCGAACTCGAGCGGTCGGCCGCGCGGGCACAGTCCAGGGGAGGCGTCGCGGCCGCGGCCGCGTTCCTGGAGCGGGCCACTGCGCTGACCTCCGACCCCGCTCTGCGTGGGGTACGGGCGCTGGCCGCCGCGCAGGCGAAGCGAGACGCGGCGGCACCCGCCGCGGCCTACGAGCTCCTCGCGATCGCCGACATGGCGCCGCTATCGGCGCTGGAACGTGCTGGAGTGGCGCGGCTGAGGGCTCAGATGGAGTTCATGCGGAGTCGGTCGGGAGATGCGGGTGCGCCTCCGGTCGGCGACACCGCACCGGCGCTGCTCGATGCTGCCGGCCGACTGGAGGGCCTCGACGATTTCGCCGCGCGCGAGAGCTATCTCGAGGCGTTCGCGGCGAGCATGTACGCCGGCCGGCTGGGCGCACCGGGCGTGCTGGCCGAGGCGGCCGCCGCAGCTCGCGCCCTGATCGCCCGCACGCCCGAGCTACCGCGTCCGGTTGATCTGCTGCTCAAGGGCATGACGGAACGCATCGCGTGCGGCGTGAGCGCCGGGGCGGAGCCTATCCGCGTCGCGCTCGAAGCGATGTGCGAGATGGCGCAGGCCGACGAGAGCCAGGTCCGGCGGTGGCTGGTTCCCGCGTTCCCGGTCGTCCAGGAATCCGCCGCCCACGAACTCTGGGACGAGACCATCGTCGATCGGCTGTCCGATGCGGTGGTGCGGTACGCCCGCAATGCCGGTGTGCTGGCAGGCTTGCCGCGGGCGCTCATCTATCGGGCGGGCGTCCACCTGCTCGCCGGGGAATTCACCAGCGCGCAAAGGCTTTTGGAAGAGGCGAGCTCGATCACCTCGGCGACCGGGCACAGCGCCCCGGTGCGCTACCACGCCCTGTTGCTCGCGGCCTGGCGCGGCATGGGAGCCGAGGCGGCGGGGGTGATCGAGGCCGCCGCGGACAGCGCCGTGGCCCGCGGCGAGGGACGGCTTCTCGGGGTGACGAAGTACGCCAGCGCGGTGCTCTACAACGGCCTGAGTCGATATGAGGAGGCGCTGGCCGCCGCGCGCGAAGGGTGCGAATACGAGGATCTCGGCGTCTACGGCTGGTGTCTGTACGAAGTCGTCGAAGCGGCGGCGAGACTGGGCGAGCGGACGGTCGCGGCGGACGCGCTGCGCCATCTCGAGGAGCGGGCGGGCGCCAGTGGCACCGACTGGGGTCTGGGCGCGATGGCGAGTGCGCGAGCGCTGTTGGCCGACGACACGCACGCCGAATCGCTGTTCGAAGAGGCCGTCGACCGCCTGAACCGGACCCGCATCGTCGTGCACCAGGCCCGCACCCACCTGGCATACGGCGAGTGGTTGCGCCGGACCAACCGGCGCGGCGACGCCCGCAGACACCTCGGCGTCGCCCACGACATGTTCACCCGGATGGGTGCGCAGGGGTTCGCCGAGCGGGCTCGGCGAGAGCTCACGGCCACCGGTGAGAAGGTGCGCCGGCAACCGCTGACCTCCGGCGACGAGCTCACCGCGCAGGAGGCACAGATTGCCCGCCTGGCCGCGGACGGCCTGACCAATCAGGAGATCGGTGCGCAGCTGTTCATCAGCACCCACACCGTGGAATGGCACCTGAGGAAGGTCTTCGTCAAGCTCGGCGTCACCTCGCGCCGGCAGCTGCGCACGGTGCCGTGGGCCAGCTGA
- a CDS encoding YwaF family protein — MVSAQREFSAYGPSHLVVLTLFAVGAVLLVWCGRRQSAERARLLSRTLAILLVAAFLVALVYKLIRPELATSVPLQLCDIAELMAAYALWSQRHWAFVLTYYWGLVLSTQALLTPDVGTPEEGAPDFPDHLFLTFFTLHVLVVWAAVYLTWGRGMRPRWRDYRFAVAVTLGWVAFTFVFNLIAGTNYGYLNGKPPTASVLDLLGPWPVYLLVEILIVVCVWALITWPWERTRRREKAHPATGSVERTDFQRPG; from the coding sequence GTGGTTTCAGCGCAACGCGAGTTCTCCGCCTACGGCCCCTCGCACCTGGTGGTGCTCACCCTGTTCGCCGTCGGCGCGGTCCTCCTGGTCTGGTGTGGACGCCGGCAGAGTGCCGAGCGGGCGCGCCTGCTCAGCCGGACCCTGGCGATACTGCTGGTGGCGGCATTCCTCGTGGCGCTGGTCTACAAGCTGATCCGGCCGGAGCTCGCCACATCGGTGCCACTGCAGCTGTGCGATATCGCCGAACTCATGGCCGCCTACGCCCTGTGGTCGCAGCGGCACTGGGCGTTCGTGCTGACCTACTACTGGGGACTGGTGCTCAGCACCCAGGCCCTGCTCACCCCGGACGTCGGCACGCCGGAGGAAGGCGCGCCCGACTTCCCAGACCATCTGTTCCTCACGTTCTTCACGCTGCACGTGCTCGTCGTGTGGGCGGCGGTCTACCTCACCTGGGGACGGGGGATGCGGCCGCGCTGGCGCGACTACCGATTCGCCGTCGCGGTGACGCTCGGGTGGGTGGCTTTCACGTTCGTGTTCAACCTGATCGCCGGAACCAACTACGGATATCTCAACGGGAAGCCGCCGACCGCGTCGGTGCTCGACCTCCTCGGCCCGTGGCCGGTGTACCTGCTGGTCGAGATCCTGATCGTCGTCTGCGTGTGGGCGCTGATCACCTGGCCGTGGGAGCGGACGCGGCGACGCGAGAAGGCGCATCCGGCCACCGGTTCGGTGGAGCGCACCGACTTCCAGCGTCCGGGATGA